The nucleotide sequence GGTAACTCGCAAATGGAGCCACGGCTTCTCCAGGCATCGTGAGCGCCATGTAATCGCCCGTCGGCGTGCCCGAAATTCGAATGGCGCTCACGGTCGTGCGCGACGTGTCGCAGAGAGGCATCGTCCGGTCGTAGTCGCCAATGTAGAACGCATCGAGAATGATGTGGCCACCCGTCTGGACATTGAGGCACGAGCCATACGGCTTGAGACCCGCTGTGCCGGGAACGGGCGCAATGGCACCCGCGCCATTCGCTTCGCCGCAAAGGCCCGCACCGGCAAATGCATTGAATTCGTCGATGGGGCTCAGGATTTTGCCATTGTCGTCGAAAATGATCCGATCGGGCTCCACGAATTCGGGATCGAAAGCCTTGTACCGGAGCTCTTGGCCATCCGGGCGTTTCACGACGGCGTCTCGACCGACGTAAAACGTGCGCGTCGCGATTTCGAGCGCTGCTTTGTCGCCGGTCTGTACGTTTTTGATCAGCGGCGCGATGATCTCCGCCGCCCGAGCGCCGAGCGTCTCGAGGCGCGGCATGTCGAGGCATTGTCGAGAATCTGGACACGCCGCGCGACCTCCATGGCCAGCCGGAGAAACGTCCCCGGCTGCACCCTGAAAATGAAGCACGGGATGACCAAGCTCGTGCTCGAGCGATCGCACGATACCTCCCGTCGCGTCCGTGGAAGCAAGCGGATTGTCGCCACCACTCACGGTGCCGTGAATGGGAAAATCGACAATGGCAGCGAGCGGCGAGCCGTCGAGTTTGTCGACGCGCATGATCCACAAATGGGTATCCTTGTCTTCGCCGGCATGATTGCCGTCCGGCCCGAGCACCATGTCGTTGTCGCCGCGCCGATCACGATTGACTTCATCCATCGGATCGAATGCCTTTTCGACGTGAATTCCCAATTTCGCGGGCACCATTCCATCGAGCGCTTCCTTGATGGCGCCCGCGACGCTGTCGACGAACCGCTCCGCAAGCTCCTGCTTGGGCCTGTCCGACCCTGCCATGAGCACCAAACTCGGTTGATACCCGCCCCACGATGAATGGCTATGCGATCCACTGAGAACAATGTGGCCGCGCATCGATCCATCCGGCGCCACCTTGGATTCGAGCTCGAACACCGTGTTTTCCATGACGTACGGTGCGTCGAGACGAACCAGCACGACACGTTCGCCGCCGGCTTCGAGAGCGAGCACTTCGGCGCGCAAACCGTCGTGCATGCCCACGGTGGGAACGAAGCTCTTGGCAAAGCGCTGAGGACGCTTGTCGACAGGGTTTGGACCTCCGATGAGGCCCTTTGCACGCGATGTGTATCCACCGAGCGGCGAACCAATGGGGATGGGAAGGAGGACGGAGCCGTAGCCGGCTTTGATTTCCGTCGGCGCGTTGGCCGGTTTTTCAGGACGAGCCGGAGCCTTTTCGAACTTGCAATGAGCAAGCACGTCGACGGCAGGCTCCACCGTGGGCGGGGGTTTGTCCGGATTGTCGGTCCCGCATGAAGCCACGAACGTCGCAAGGATCCCGATGCCCAACCAACCAAGCTTTCGCCGAAATGCCATGACCAAGCGCCTCCACGAGCGAGCATACTTGATCTGGTCTCGATGCGGCTATCCTTTGCCCTTGAGGAGCTTCATGGTGATGCCTCCGCACACGATGCGAGCGCCCGCTGGCAAGCTGCACGAAGTCACACGACGCCCGTTCACGAACGTGCCCACGCGGCTACCCAGGTCTTCGATGGTGACCTGATCGCCTTGCACGACGATGAGCGCGTGTCTGCGCGAGATGGTTTCGAGAGACAAACGGATGTCGGCTTCGGGCGCGCGGCCGAGCAAATAGCGTCCATCGACGAGTTCGAACGTGCGTCCGCTGTCTTCTGGGCCGACGACGATGATGGTGAACCCTGTCGCGTCGTCGCTTTCGTGAAAGCTCGAAGCGGCTGGGCGCGTGGGATCGTCGCTCGGCTGCATACGAAGTGACTGTCGACGAGCCCAGGGCGTACGTCAACTTTCGAGCCCGATTCGGGCCTTGCTCGACGGCGCGCGACAACGCATGCTGGCGCGACCTTTGGACCAGCACAGCGGAGAGATTATGTTGAACACGGACAAAGACATCGTCATCGTTGGCGCCAAGCGAACGGCGTTCGGGACGATGAACGGAGCGCTCGAAGGCATCACGGCAAACGACCTTGCAGCGCACGCAGCGAAGGCAGCACTTGCGCAAGCCAACGTGAAGCCGAGCGACGTGGGGCACGTCGTCGTGGGCAATGTGCAGCAAACGAGCGCGGATGCGATCTACTGTGCGCGTCACGTTGGATTGAAGGCGGGTGTGCCCATCGAAGTGCCCGCTCTGACGGTCAATCGCCTGTGCGGATCCGGGTTCGAAGCTGTCGTGCAAGCCGCAATGCTCGTAATGCTCGGCGAATCGGACGTGGTTCTTTGCGGCGGCACGGAGAACATGTCGCAAGCTCCGCACGTGCTTCGAGGTGGACGCAAGGGGTATGCATTCGGCAAAGCGCCTGCCTTGGAAGATTCGCTCTGGAGTGCGCTGACCGATTCGTACGTGAATTCGCCCATGGCGATGACTGCGGAAAACCTCGCGACGAAGTACGGCATCAGCCGTGACGCATGCGACGAATACGCGCTGCGAAGCCAGAAATCGTGGGCAACCGCAAACGAAGCGGGAGCCTTCAAGGACGAGATCACGCCGGTCGAGCTACCGGGCAAACGCGGAGCGCCGCCGGTATCGTTTGTCGTGGATGAACATCCGCGTCCGCAATCGACGCGCGAAGCGCTCGCCAAGCTTGCGCCGGTCTTCAAGAAAGACGGCGTGGTGACGGCAGGAAACGCGAGCGGCATTTGTGATGGCGCGGCGATGTTGGTGGTGACGAGCGCGGCGGTTGCTCGCGACAAGGGCCTCGTGCCGCTTGCACGGCTGCTCGGGTGGGCATCGGCGGGCGTCGATCCGGCGATCATGGGCATTGGTCCTGCGGCAGCGATTCCGAAGGCGCTCGCAAAAGCGGGGCTGCGCCAGGACGACATCGACGTATTCGACGTGAACGAGGCATTTGCGCCGCAATGGCTTGCCGTGCAGAAGGAGCTCGGATTGCCGATGGAGAAGTGCAACGTCAACGGCGGGGCGATTGCGCTGGGTCATCCTCTCGGTGCATCGGGAGCGCGCATCACGACGAACCTCGTGTACACGCTTCGTCGTTTGCAAAAGCGATACGGCGTGGGCAGCGCGTGCATTGGCGGCGGTCAAGGCATTGCCGTGGTGCTCGAGCGGATGTAGATCTACGTCCGTGACGCCAGATTCAACGTCTTCACGCAAGACCGACGCGGACGTGGTGGTTGTCGGCGCCGGTCTTGCAGGTTTGTCCGCGGCGCGTGCTCTCGTGGAAACGGGAGCGCGCGTCGTGGTGCTCGAAGCGCGGGACCGCGTTGGAGGTCGCACGCTGGGGCGGAACATCGGCGGGCGCGTGCTCGATTTGGGCGGACAATGGATTGGCCCCCGGCAGGAACGCCTCGCAAAATTGGCCCGAGACCTTGGGGTGCAAACCTTCCCGACGTACCACACGGGAAAAAAAATTCTTTATCGTAACGGGAA is from Polyangiaceae bacterium and encodes:
- a CDS encoding acetyl-CoA C-acetyltransferase; amino-acid sequence: MLNTDKDIVIVGAKRTAFGTMNGALEGITANDLAAHAAKAALAQANVKPSDVGHVVVGNVQQTSADAIYCARHVGLKAGVPIEVPALTVNRLCGSGFEAVVQAAMLVMLGESDVVLCGGTENMSQAPHVLRGGRKGYAFGKAPALEDSLWSALTDSYVNSPMAMTAENLATKYGISRDACDEYALRSQKSWATANEAGAFKDEITPVELPGKRGAPPVSFVVDEHPRPQSTREALAKLAPVFKKDGVVTAGNASGICDGAAMLVVTSAAVARDKGLVPLARLLGWASAGVDPAIMGIGPAAAIPKALAKAGLRQDDIDVFDVNEAFAPQWLAVQKELGLPMEKCNVNGGAIALGHPLGASGARITTNLVYTLRRLQKRYGVGSACIGGGQGIAVVLERM
- a CDS encoding FHA domain-containing protein; its protein translation is MQPSDDPTRPAASSFHESDDATGFTIIVVGPEDSGRTFELVDGRYLLGRAPEADIRLSLETISRRHALIVVQGDQVTIEDLGSRVGTFVNGRRVTSCSLPAGARIVCGGITMKLLKGKG
- a CDS encoding neutral/alkaline non-lysosomal ceramidase N-terminal domain-containing protein: MAFRRKLGWLGIGILATFVASCGTDNPDKPPPTVEPAVDVLAHCKFEKAPARPEKPANAPTEIKAGYGSVLLPIPIGSPLGGYTSRAKGLIGGPNPVDKRPQRFAKSFVPTVGMHDGLRAEVLALEAGGERVVLVRLDAPYVMENTVFELESKVAPDGSMRGHIVLSGSHSHSSWGGYQPSLVLMAGSDRPKQELAERFVDSVAGAIKEALDGMVPAKLGIHVEKAFDPMDEVNRDRRGDNDMVLGPDGNHAGEDKDTHLWIMRVDKLDGSPLAAIVDFPIHGTVSGGDNPLASTDATGGIVRSLEHELGHPVLHFQGAAGDVSPAGHGGRAACPDSRQCLDMPRLETLGARAAEIIAPLIKNVQTGDKAALEIATRTFYVGRDAVVKRPDGQELRYKAFDPEFVEPDRIIFDDNGKILSPIDEFNAFAGAGLCGEANGAGAIAPVPGTAGLKPYGSCLNVQTGGHIILDAFYIGDYDRTMPLCDTSRTTVSAIRISGTPTGDYMALTMPGEAVAPFASYLRARSPAGADKTLLIGYANDHVGYLLTAEDWLAGGYEPSINLWGPLEGEIVIDGILEAAKTAWTPEIEDPEVDSSRYTNWTYPDVEPITVVTTSEHGTVAPVPATIWWPDTADKNAPVLASTVSRAVGAARFVWYGGDVAIDTPEVFIEHETAPGQFETLKDSKGKTVSSFDGVIVTTYTPEPLESMTPEKHIFSATWQPVPGDPISLKNPIGPYSLPLGKYRFRVEGKAKAASGITSYSLTSESFEVVAAPLAASSTATRASTSVDVTANLGAATGIRALKVGPTDVNVPLLGPWTVIVTFANNQTKTVDVMPDASGKASVPLTMQEAIDAVKVDVRDSVGNGGSLDVL